From Halichoerus grypus chromosome 6, mHalGry1.hap1.1, whole genome shotgun sequence, one genomic window encodes:
- the EIF3L gene encoding eukaryotic translation initiation factor 3 subunit L isoform X2 has translation MSCRPVVYPAMSLIRRYMRSRTSMRTDAVFLILYKELYYRHIYAKVSGGPSLEQRFESYYNYCNLFNYILNADGPAPLELPNQWLWDIIDEFIYQFQSFSQYRCKTAKKSEEEIDFLRSNPKIWNVHSVLNVLHSLVDKSNINRQLEVYTSGGDPESVAGEYGRHSLYKMLGYFSLVGLLRLHSLLGDYYQAIKVLENIELNKKSMYSRVPECQVTTYYYVGFAYLMMRRYQDAIRVFANILLYIQRTKSMFQRTTYKYEMINKQNEQMHALLAIALTMYPMRIDESIHLQLREKYGDKMLRMQKGDPQVYEELFSYSCPKFLSPVVPNYDNVHPNYHKEPFLQQLKVFSDEVQQQAQLSTIRSFLKLYTTMPVAKLAGFLDLTEQEFRIQLLVFKHKMKNLVWTSGISALDGEFQSASEVDFYIDKDMIHIADTKVARRYGDFFIRQIHKFEELNRTLKKMGQRP, from the exons ATGCCGTCTTCCTAATTTTGTACAAAGAATTATACTACAGGCACATATATGCCAAAGTCAGT GGAGGGCCTTCCTTGGAGCAGAGGTTTGAATCCTACTACAACTACTGCAATCTCTTCAACTACATTCTTA ATGCTGATGGTCCTGCTCCCCTTGAACTACCCAACCAGTGGCTCTGGGATATCATTGATGAGTTCATCTATCAG TTCCAGTCATTCAGTCAGTACCGCTGCAAGACTGCCAAGAAGTCGGAGGAGGAGATCGACTTCCTTCGCTCCAATCCCAAAATCTGGAATGTTCACAGTGTCCTCAATGTCCTTCACTCCCTGGTAGACAAGTCCAACATTAACCGGCAGCTGGAGGTGTATACAAGTGGAG GTGATCCCGAGAGTGTGGCTGGCGAGTATGGACGGCACTCCCTTTACAAGATGCTTGGGTATTTCAGCCTGGTGGGGCTTCTGCGTCTGCACTCTCTATTGGGGGATTACTACCAGGCCATCAAGGTGCTGGAGAATATTGAACTGAATAAGAAG AGCATGTATTCTCGGGTGCCTGAGTGCCAGGTCACCACATACTACTACGTCGGTTTTGCATATTTGATGATGCGTCGCTACCAGGATGCCATCCGGGTCTTTGCCAACATCCTCCTCTACATCCAGAGGACCAAGAGCATGTTCCAGAGGACCACCTACAAGTATGAGATG ATTAACAAGCAGAATGAGCAGATGCACGCGCTGCTGGCCATCGCCCTCACCATGTACCCCATGCGAATCGATGAAAGCATTCACCTGCAGCTGCGGGAGAAATACGGGGACAAGATGCTCCGCATGCAAAAGGGTGACCCACAGGTCTATGAGGAACTTTTCAGCTACTCATGCCCCAAATTCCTGTCGCCTGTGGTCCCCAACTATGACAACGTGCACCCCAACTACCACAAGGAGCCCTTCCTGCAGCAGCTGAAGGTGTTTTCCGATGAAGTGCAGCAGCAGGCCCAGCTCTCCACCATCCGCAGCTTCCTCAAGCTCTACACCACCATGCCTGTGGCCAAGCTGGCTGGCTTCCTGGACCTCACAGAGCAGGAGTTCCGGATCCAGCTCCTTGTCTTCAAGCACAAGATGAAGAACCTGGTGTGGACCAGTGGCATCTCTGCCCTCGATGGCGAATTTCAGTCGGCCTCTGAGGTTGACTTCTACATTGATAAG GACATGATCCACATCGCAGACACCAAGGTCGCCAGGCGCTATGGGGATTTCTTTATCCGGCAGATTCACAAATTTGAGGAG ctCAACCGAACCCTGAAGAAGATGGGACAGAGACCCTGA